The genome window CGCCGTCGGAAACGGAAGGCCTCCTGCGTGCCGTCGCGTTGCTCCGGGAGGAGGCGAGGGCGCTCTCCACGTCGCTCCCGCGGGACGGGGACGAAGGAGATAAGAGCGGGGGGGACAAACCTCCCCCTGAGCGTGAGGAGGACGATGGCGGACGATACCTGGGCAGAGATCGCGCGCGAGCTCGATGATCCCGAGGACCAGCAGGACCCGTGGGAGACGAGGGGCGACCCCTGGGTCGCGAACGTGTACAAGGACCTCTTCACCCGGCGCCAGGAGAGGGCGTAAAACGGGCCGGATGCATCCCGGGAGCACCGGATCGCGGGTCCCGCGAGTCTTGTGTTAACTTTTACCCGCCGGTGCACGGGAGACGCGGGGGGAGGGTGCACCGTCCGTGTCCCCGGGAGATCCCCGGCAGTTCCCTGTCGCTCAATCGTTCCTCCTCGCGGATTCCCACGCCTCCTCCCGGAGCACGTCCTGGACGATGATGATCGCGATCCCGACACCGAGGGAGACTGCGATCAGCATCTGCGGGACGGAGGTGGTGACGATCTCCACCGCCGCCGGGAACGGCCGGATGAGCGCGAGCCCGATACCGGCGTGGAGGCACTCCATGAGGACGCCAAGCCCGATCGCGGGGACG of Methanolinea sp. contains these proteins:
- a CDS encoding LytS/YhcK type 5TM receptor domain-containing protein, whose product is MVPAIGLGVLMECLHAGIGLALIRPFPAAVEIVTTSVPQMLIAVSLGVGIAIIIVQDVLREEAWESARRND